A genomic segment from Mauremys reevesii isolate NIE-2019 unplaced genomic scaffold, ASM1616193v1 Contig81, whole genome shotgun sequence encodes:
- the LOC120394871 gene encoding gametocyte-specific factor 1-like isoform X5, translating to MPCVMQGKYFKEESDTQRLAQRVLQRNLSQRSFSIIKMDLEDNYVDALDPEKLIQCPYDRYHQIRACRFPYHLIKCRKNHPDIAQQLATCPFNARHQVPRAEIRHHISSCDDKSCIEQDIVSQSNNCHREMNTVSMWQPSPCDEDWDKELQEQSDSVFVWGTFNSGINNSPGSSIVMEPKNNLMPGMRAPRSLPYSLSWKSRAGN from the exons ATGccttgtgttatgcag GGTAAATATTTTAAGGAGGAGAGTGACACTCAGAGACTGGCTCAAAGGGTCCTCCAGCGAAACTTAAGTCAGCGTTCTTTCAGCATCATTAAAATGGATTTAGAAGACAACTATG TTGATGCTTTGGATCCAGAGAAGTTAATACAATGTCCATATGATCGCTATCATCAAATCCGAGCCTGTCGGTTTCCCTATCATCTTATAAAGTGCAGGAAG AACCACCCTGATATTGCACAGCAGCTAGCCACATGCCCCTTTAATGCCCGCCATCAGGTTCCCAGAGCTGAGATCAGACATCATATATCAAGCTGTGATGACAAAAGCTGCATTGAGCAAGACATTG tgAGTCAGTCGAATAACTGCCACAGAGAGATGAACACTGTCAGCATGTGGCAGCCGTCTCCATGTGACGAAGACTGGGATAAAG AGCTACAGGAGCAATCAGATTCTGTGTTCGTTTGGGGCACGTTCAATAGTGGCATAAACAACAG CCCTGGGTCCAGCATAGTGATGGAACCAAAGAATAACCTAATGCCAGGCATGAGAGCACCCAGGTCCTTGCCATATAGCCTATCCtggaaaagca
- the LOC120394871 gene encoding gametocyte-specific factor 1-like isoform X2, with protein sequence MPCVMQGKYFKEESDTQRLAQRVLQRNLSQRSFSIIKMDLEDNYVDALDPEKLIQCPYDRYHQIRACRFPYHLIKCRKNHPDIAQQLATCPFNARHQVPRAEIRHHISSCDDKSCIEQDIVSQSNNCHREMNTVSMWQPSPCDEDWDKELQEQSDSVFVWGTFNSGINNSPGSSIVMEPKNNLMPGMRAPRSLPYSLSWKSTAARGMTLLQSRRRSAPGGARGRRPLLSLCAEVGPAEQGGEDDVGLSPAEGAEGMAGPGGKGKTLGYCPPSRA encoded by the exons ATGccttgtgttatgcag GGTAAATATTTTAAGGAGGAGAGTGACACTCAGAGACTGGCTCAAAGGGTCCTCCAGCGAAACTTAAGTCAGCGTTCTTTCAGCATCATTAAAATGGATTTAGAAGACAACTATG TTGATGCTTTGGATCCAGAGAAGTTAATACAATGTCCATATGATCGCTATCATCAAATCCGAGCCTGTCGGTTTCCCTATCATCTTATAAAGTGCAGGAAG AACCACCCTGATATTGCACAGCAGCTAGCCACATGCCCCTTTAATGCCCGCCATCAGGTTCCCAGAGCTGAGATCAGACATCATATATCAAGCTGTGATGACAAAAGCTGCATTGAGCAAGACATTG tgAGTCAGTCGAATAACTGCCACAGAGAGATGAACACTGTCAGCATGTGGCAGCCGTCTCCATGTGACGAAGACTGGGATAAAG AGCTACAGGAGCAATCAGATTCTGTGTTCGTTTGGGGCACGTTCAATAGTGGCATAAACAACAG CCCTGGGTCCAGCATAGTGATGGAACCAAAGAATAACCTAATGCCAGGCATGAGAGCACCCAGGTCCTTGCCATATAGCCTATCCtggaaaagca CGGCAGCCCGGGGAATGACTCTGCTGCAGTCGAGACGCCGCTCTGCTCCAGGGGGTGCACGGGGACGCCGGCCACTGCTGTCTCTGTGCGCTGAAGTTGGTCCAGCGGAGCAGGGAGGCGAGGATGATGTCGGGCTCTCCCCCGCGGAGGGGGCTGAGGGAATGGCAGGACCAGGAGGCAAAGGAAAGACATTGGGTTATTGCCCCCCTTCCCGTGCTtaa
- the LOC120394871 gene encoding gametocyte-specific factor 1-like isoform X1 yields MPCVMQGKYFKEESDTQRLAQRVLQRNLSQRSFSIIKMDLEDNYVDALDPEKLIQCPYDRYHQIRACRFPYHLIKCRKNHPDIAQQLATCPFNARHQVPRAEIRHHISSCDDKSCIEQDIVSQSNNCHREMNTVSMWQPSPCDEDWDKELQEQSDSVFVWGTFNSGINNSPGSSIVMEPKNNLMPGMRAPRSLPYSLSWKSTAAARGMTLLQSRRRSAPGGARGRRPLLSLCAEVGPAEQGGEDDVGLSPAEGAEGMAGPGGKGKTLGYCPPSRA; encoded by the exons ATGccttgtgttatgcag GGTAAATATTTTAAGGAGGAGAGTGACACTCAGAGACTGGCTCAAAGGGTCCTCCAGCGAAACTTAAGTCAGCGTTCTTTCAGCATCATTAAAATGGATTTAGAAGACAACTATG TTGATGCTTTGGATCCAGAGAAGTTAATACAATGTCCATATGATCGCTATCATCAAATCCGAGCCTGTCGGTTTCCCTATCATCTTATAAAGTGCAGGAAG AACCACCCTGATATTGCACAGCAGCTAGCCACATGCCCCTTTAATGCCCGCCATCAGGTTCCCAGAGCTGAGATCAGACATCATATATCAAGCTGTGATGACAAAAGCTGCATTGAGCAAGACATTG tgAGTCAGTCGAATAACTGCCACAGAGAGATGAACACTGTCAGCATGTGGCAGCCGTCTCCATGTGACGAAGACTGGGATAAAG AGCTACAGGAGCAATCAGATTCTGTGTTCGTTTGGGGCACGTTCAATAGTGGCATAAACAACAG CCCTGGGTCCAGCATAGTGATGGAACCAAAGAATAACCTAATGCCAGGCATGAGAGCACCCAGGTCCTTGCCATATAGCCTATCCtggaaaagca CAGCGGCAGCCCGGGGAATGACTCTGCTGCAGTCGAGACGCCGCTCTGCTCCAGGGGGTGCACGGGGACGCCGGCCACTGCTGTCTCTGTGCGCTGAAGTTGGTCCAGCGGAGCAGGGAGGCGAGGATGATGTCGGGCTCTCCCCCGCGGAGGGGGCTGAGGGAATGGCAGGACCAGGAGGCAAAGGAAAGACATTGGGTTATTGCCCCCCTTCCCGTGCTtaa
- the LOC120394871 gene encoding gametocyte-specific factor 1-like isoform X3, which produces MDLEDNYVDALDPEKLIQCPYDRYHQIRACRFPYHLIKCRKNHPDIAQQLATCPFNARHQVPRAEIRHHISSCDDKSCIEQDIVSQSNNCHREMNTVSMWQPSPCDEDWDKELQEQSDSVFVWGTFNSGINNSPGSSIVMEPKNNLMPGMRAPRSLPYSLSWKSTAAARGMTLLQSRRRSAPGGARGRRPLLSLCAEVGPAEQGGEDDVGLSPAEGAEGMAGPGGKGKTLGYCPPSRA; this is translated from the exons ATGGATTTAGAAGACAACTATG TTGATGCTTTGGATCCAGAGAAGTTAATACAATGTCCATATGATCGCTATCATCAAATCCGAGCCTGTCGGTTTCCCTATCATCTTATAAAGTGCAGGAAG AACCACCCTGATATTGCACAGCAGCTAGCCACATGCCCCTTTAATGCCCGCCATCAGGTTCCCAGAGCTGAGATCAGACATCATATATCAAGCTGTGATGACAAAAGCTGCATTGAGCAAGACATTG tgAGTCAGTCGAATAACTGCCACAGAGAGATGAACACTGTCAGCATGTGGCAGCCGTCTCCATGTGACGAAGACTGGGATAAAG AGCTACAGGAGCAATCAGATTCTGTGTTCGTTTGGGGCACGTTCAATAGTGGCATAAACAACAG CCCTGGGTCCAGCATAGTGATGGAACCAAAGAATAACCTAATGCCAGGCATGAGAGCACCCAGGTCCTTGCCATATAGCCTATCCtggaaaagca CAGCGGCAGCCCGGGGAATGACTCTGCTGCAGTCGAGACGCCGCTCTGCTCCAGGGGGTGCACGGGGACGCCGGCCACTGCTGTCTCTGTGCGCTGAAGTTGGTCCAGCGGAGCAGGGAGGCGAGGATGATGTCGGGCTCTCCCCCGCGGAGGGGGCTGAGGGAATGGCAGGACCAGGAGGCAAAGGAAAGACATTGGGTTATTGCCCCCCTTCCCGTGCTtaa
- the LOC120394871 gene encoding gametocyte-specific factor 1-like isoform X4: MPCVMQGKYFKEESDTQRLAQRVLQRNLSQRSFSIIKMDLEDNYVDALDPEKLIQCPYDRYHQIRACRFPYHLIKCRKNHPDIAQQLATCPFNARHQVPRAEIRHHISSCDDKSCIEQDIVSQSNNCHREMNTVSMWQPSPCDEDWDKELQEQSDSVFVWGTFNSGINNSPGSSIVMEPKNNLMPGMRAPRSLPYSLSWKSSKCKGAGN, translated from the exons ATGccttgtgttatgcag GGTAAATATTTTAAGGAGGAGAGTGACACTCAGAGACTGGCTCAAAGGGTCCTCCAGCGAAACTTAAGTCAGCGTTCTTTCAGCATCATTAAAATGGATTTAGAAGACAACTATG TTGATGCTTTGGATCCAGAGAAGTTAATACAATGTCCATATGATCGCTATCATCAAATCCGAGCCTGTCGGTTTCCCTATCATCTTATAAAGTGCAGGAAG AACCACCCTGATATTGCACAGCAGCTAGCCACATGCCCCTTTAATGCCCGCCATCAGGTTCCCAGAGCTGAGATCAGACATCATATATCAAGCTGTGATGACAAAAGCTGCATTGAGCAAGACATTG tgAGTCAGTCGAATAACTGCCACAGAGAGATGAACACTGTCAGCATGTGGCAGCCGTCTCCATGTGACGAAGACTGGGATAAAG AGCTACAGGAGCAATCAGATTCTGTGTTCGTTTGGGGCACGTTCAATAGTGGCATAAACAACAG CCCTGGGTCCAGCATAGTGATGGAACCAAAGAATAACCTAATGCCAGGCATGAGAGCACCCAGGTCCTTGCCATATAGCCTATCCtggaaaagcagtaagtgcaaag